The Candidatus Binataceae bacterium genome includes a region encoding these proteins:
- a CDS encoding PAS domain-containing protein, whose product MADESAADKRNLLLIGIGASPNAIEALKDLLSLVETDRASACAIAIPVWAGQDSKLSRLLRANPPLPITQPQDIERVDAEGIYLFSPDKYLVAINDVLKMLGADSVRIDKIVAGGGGAPELEHELQRIREQLRTAEERNQTASQELRLVSEEMRSAIEALETGKQSLEAINRELVTLSQEYKEKIDEAARARSDLQSLLGVAESAAIFLDRALSLYLYTSRAQQILNIAPADIGRSFARFANRLNYNDLEADAAKVMRSRTPIERELQTLDGDRYRASLRAYCTPDEKIEGVMLRLARL is encoded by the coding sequence ATGGCGGACGAGTCGGCCGCAGACAAGCGCAATCTGCTACTGATTGGGATCGGTGCGTCGCCCAACGCAATCGAGGCTCTCAAAGATCTTTTAAGCCTGGTCGAGACGGACCGCGCGAGCGCCTGCGCCATTGCCATCCCGGTTTGGGCTGGTCAGGATAGCAAGCTCTCGCGATTGCTCCGCGCGAACCCGCCATTGCCTATCACCCAGCCTCAGGACATCGAGCGAGTCGACGCCGAAGGCATATACCTGTTCTCGCCTGACAAATACCTCGTCGCGATCAATGACGTTCTGAAGATGCTCGGTGCGGATTCGGTTAGGATCGACAAAATCGTCGCCGGCGGTGGAGGAGCTCCCGAACTCGAACACGAGTTGCAGCGAATCAGAGAGCAATTGCGCACCGCCGAGGAGCGTAATCAAACCGCCAGCCAGGAGCTGCGCTTGGTCAGCGAGGAAATGCGCTCGGCAATTGAAGCGCTCGAGACCGGAAAACAGTCGCTCGAGGCTATCAACCGCGAACTGGTGACGCTCAGCCAGGAATATAAGGAAAAAATCGACGAAGCCGCCAGGGCCAGGAGCGATTTGCAGAGCCTGCTCGGAGTGGCCGAAAGCGCCGCGATCTTTCTTGATCGTGCGTTAAGCCTTTACCTTTACACGTCGCGAGCGCAGCAAATCTTGAACATCGCACCCGCCGACATCGGTCGCTCGTTCGCCCGCTTCGCCAACCGGTTGAACTACAATGACCTGGAAGCGGACGCCGCGAAGGTAATGCGTTCGCGAACGCCGATAGAGCGCGAACTCCAGACCTTAGACGGCGATCGCTACCGCGCGTCGTTGCGGGCGTACTGCACCCCAGACGAAAAAATCGAAGGAGTGATGCTGCGCCTCGCGCGCCTCTGA
- a CDS encoding Flp family type IVb pilin, whose amino-acid sequence MDSITKLFVRIRESNKGQTMTEYALIIAAIAVAGYTAYTSLEGGINTLITNVKNTLTGA is encoded by the coding sequence ATGGATTCTATTACCAAACTGTTCGTTCGGATCCGTGAGTCGAACAAGGGGCAGACGATGACTGAGTATGCGTTGATCATCGCGGCAATCGCGGTGGCAGGCTACACGGCCTATACCAGCCTCGAAGGCGGCATCAACACTCTGATCACCAACGTGAAGAACACGCTCACTGGTGCGTGA
- the cpaB gene encoding Flp pilus assembly protein CpaB produces the protein MRRPIVFVFIAGLAAMLAALMVFSALKKRDKEVARALARTVDIVVAARDLPIGSKIDSSAIKLARWSRDSVPPGAFNDPQAALGDYTKTDISVGEPLVDGKLFSGEKSAGVLPLLIPAGMRAMSVAVDEVSDVAGFVQPHAHVDVLVAVSSTGQGEPSFSRLVLQDIEVVAVAQEIEHNQDQPEVVKVVTLLVTPIEAEKLTLATREGTIRLAMRKYGDDAIAATSGISIGELLHGGSGQLPMLERQAPPLRHADARGPQPLTVEIMRDGHSTEALSFIRMGSADSRYGNAAPGAGFQPLPSERDNSGDDSNAGSGGGAQTTAASPAPGALLPPPSLSTLGSLAAAAASAPHPVAVALPSALKPGDPGYKPAPKTIEIP, from the coding sequence ATGAGAAGACCAATCGTGTTCGTATTCATCGCGGGGCTCGCCGCGATGCTGGCGGCGCTGATGGTTTTCTCCGCGCTGAAAAAGCGCGACAAGGAAGTCGCACGCGCACTTGCGCGCACCGTCGACATAGTCGTGGCTGCACGCGACCTTCCTATCGGATCCAAAATCGACAGCAGCGCGATCAAGCTTGCGCGATGGTCGCGCGACAGCGTCCCGCCGGGCGCGTTCAACGATCCGCAGGCTGCGCTGGGCGATTATACAAAAACAGATATTTCGGTTGGCGAGCCGCTGGTCGATGGCAAGCTGTTTAGCGGGGAGAAGAGCGCGGGCGTGCTGCCGCTTTTGATTCCGGCCGGGATGCGCGCGATGTCAGTCGCGGTTGACGAGGTTTCCGACGTCGCAGGGTTCGTCCAGCCGCACGCTCATGTCGACGTGCTCGTCGCGGTTTCGTCGACGGGGCAGGGCGAGCCATCGTTCTCGCGCCTGGTGTTACAGGATATCGAAGTTGTCGCGGTCGCACAGGAAATCGAGCACAACCAGGATCAGCCCGAAGTCGTGAAAGTCGTGACCTTGCTGGTCACCCCAATCGAAGCAGAAAAACTTACGCTTGCGACACGCGAGGGCACGATACGGCTGGCGATGCGCAAGTATGGCGACGACGCAATCGCCGCCACCAGCGGCATCTCGATCGGCGAGCTGCTGCATGGTGGTTCCGGTCAGTTGCCGATGCTCGAGCGGCAGGCGCCGCCGCTTCGGCACGCGGATGCGCGCGGCCCTCAACCGCTCACCGTCGAGATCATGCGCGACGGGCACAGCACCGAGGCGCTCTCCTTCATTCGCATGGGATCGGCTGATTCGCGATACGGAAACGCCGCGCCAGGCGCGGGATTCCAGCCGCTGCCATCTGAGCGCGACAACTCGGGAGATGACTCGAACGCTGGTTCAGGCGGCGGAGCTCAGACCACCGCGGCATCGCCGGCGCCGGGAGCGCTGCTGCCACCGCCATCGCTGTCGACACTCGGATCGTTAGCCGCAGCCGCGGCATCGGCGCCGCATCCTGTGGCCGTAGCCCTGCCGTCCGCGCTCAAGCCCGGCGACCCCGGCTACAAGCCGGCGCCGAAGACGATCGAAATCCCGTGA
- a CDS encoding pilus assembly protein N-terminal domain-containing protein, with the protein MNIKMCERLSWMLLLAAAGIILAASMSGAAEPVPHQAVMIHAGETFVIGQLNPNSAPTVVVIDNPHALLMHTETPGKIVLVGAEAGAWDITVQRANGLKVAYDVNVMALAKPQAPLAPGKAPAASTDMTLAPRPGAGMTAPADFKSASVDLTDTSIVNAAPASPSPVANAANAPIPVMPSQAQSVAPRLYRNDPTVLASGRGYSSPSVNGGVHYLPEDSVTLMTGTSEVVDFTRRLTRISVADSKVADVQVVNPYQINIIGHEPGFTTLAVWDDRGQYVERQVRIDPSGKQQVMLNVIVAELNRSKIENQGINITTALANAGVSLVGMPGNVGTPYSASGSSSGSSTPTTLFPGGQLMPMLLSSNLTYGLATQNGQLATQTFFQFLEQHELGRILAEPHMLANSGEKAKFLSGGEIPIVIAQALNTSIVFKQFGTSVEFIPTVVGSDSIELLVKPEVSEPDYAHGVQMFGFNIPAFVTRRAETLVRMRDQQTLIIAGLILHTKTATVQKVPYLGDIPYLGGLFRNTSWQDQDTDLVMSVTPQIVNALPRNGEVFDPTRVPDFSYQDIKTAPVYPPDPARPRF; encoded by the coding sequence ATGAACATCAAGATGTGTGAGCGGCTGAGCTGGATGCTGCTGCTGGCCGCGGCCGGGATAATCCTCGCGGCCTCGATGAGCGGTGCAGCCGAGCCGGTGCCGCATCAGGCAGTGATGATTCACGCGGGCGAGACTTTCGTTATTGGCCAGCTCAACCCAAATTCGGCGCCCACGGTCGTCGTTATCGACAATCCGCACGCGTTGCTGATGCATACGGAGACGCCGGGAAAGATCGTGCTGGTCGGCGCCGAAGCAGGCGCGTGGGATATCACAGTGCAGCGCGCCAACGGACTCAAGGTTGCCTACGATGTAAACGTCATGGCCCTGGCCAAGCCGCAAGCGCCCCTTGCTCCCGGCAAAGCGCCCGCGGCGAGTACGGACATGACGCTCGCACCGCGGCCCGGAGCGGGAATGACCGCGCCGGCGGATTTCAAAAGCGCGTCGGTCGATCTGACTGACACGTCGATCGTCAACGCGGCTCCAGCGTCGCCGTCTCCCGTAGCGAATGCGGCGAATGCGCCGATACCAGTAATGCCGAGCCAGGCGCAGAGCGTTGCGCCGCGGCTATATCGCAACGACCCGACGGTGCTAGCTTCCGGTCGGGGCTATTCTTCACCGTCGGTCAATGGCGGCGTTCATTACCTGCCGGAAGATTCGGTCACGCTGATGACCGGTACCTCGGAGGTGGTCGACTTCACGCGCAGACTCACGCGAATCTCCGTCGCGGACTCGAAAGTCGCCGACGTACAGGTCGTCAATCCTTATCAAATCAACATTATCGGTCACGAGCCGGGCTTCACCACGCTCGCGGTGTGGGACGACCGGGGCCAGTACGTCGAACGCCAGGTGCGAATCGATCCCAGCGGCAAGCAGCAGGTGATGCTGAACGTGATCGTCGCCGAGCTGAACCGCAGCAAGATCGAGAACCAGGGCATCAATATCACGACCGCGCTGGCCAATGCCGGAGTGTCGTTGGTCGGGATGCCGGGCAACGTCGGCACTCCGTATTCCGCCTCGGGATCGTCGAGCGGCAGTTCGACGCCGACGACGCTCTTTCCGGGCGGCCAGCTGATGCCGATGCTGCTCTCGTCGAATCTGACCTACGGACTCGCTACGCAGAACGGACAGTTAGCAACGCAGACCTTCTTCCAGTTCCTGGAGCAGCACGAGCTTGGCCGAATTCTCGCCGAGCCGCACATGCTGGCGAATTCGGGCGAAAAGGCCAAGTTCCTGTCGGGCGGCGAAATTCCGATCGTGATCGCGCAGGCGCTCAACACTTCGATCGTGTTCAAGCAGTTCGGAACTTCGGTCGAATTCATTCCGACCGTTGTCGGCAGCGATTCGATCGAGCTGCTGGTCAAGCCTGAAGTATCGGAGCCCGACTACGCGCATGGCGTGCAGATGTTCGGCTTCAATATCCCGGCGTTCGTGACGCGGCGCGCAGAGACCCTGGTGCGGATGCGCGATCAGCAGACGCTGATCATCGCCGGGCTCATCCTGCATACCAAGACCGCCACCGTGCAGAAGGTTCCCTACCTGGGCGATATTCCGTACCTCGGCGGGTTGTTCCGCAATACGAGCTGGCAGGATCAAGACACAGACCTGGTGATGAGCGTGACGCCACAGATTGTCAATGCGCTGCCGCGCAACGGCGAAGTCTTCGATCCAACCAGGGTCCCGGACTTCAGCTACCAGGACATCAAGACCGCGCCCGTGTATCCACCCGACCCGGCGCGGCCGCGATTCTAG
- a CDS encoding AAA family ATPase has product MPSLGSRTSTPRGALKVLLVGITAEKRAMVREVLTTLGEPPLAIEEASPAPSPTQNVKAPEAADVMMVVFDGAEENALNYVQERAAHSPRPVIIALISGKNPTTMKRALRAGADEIIFLPLDVGDATCALLKISEDRWRAERRDGCVIVSLTSVVGGVGVTSLAANIGLALRHVFDQRVALVDLNLQTGGLSVALNIEPEVTMLPLARLDQKMDSIQLESALTKHPSGLYVLAAPKRIEECELVSDITVGTVLELMRQLFDYVIVDCGGHIDENAVAAWERSDYLFYVLRQTVISARCAWRFIDLYERLGITSLEPRFVLNNYQPSHPLSDKQIEGTLGRTLFARIPSDARTVERSELTATDIFQTSPNSPVARAVVDLTRRIMPAGEAAAHERSGMLSRLLSAIGGR; this is encoded by the coding sequence GTGCCATCGCTAGGCTCAAGGACATCAACCCCGCGCGGCGCGCTCAAAGTGCTGCTGGTGGGAATCACGGCGGAAAAGCGCGCCATGGTGCGCGAGGTGCTAACCACGCTCGGCGAGCCGCCGCTCGCGATCGAGGAGGCTTCGCCGGCGCCGTCGCCGACGCAAAACGTCAAGGCTCCGGAAGCCGCCGACGTGATGATGGTGGTGTTCGATGGCGCCGAGGAGAACGCGCTCAATTATGTGCAGGAGCGCGCCGCGCATTCGCCACGCCCGGTGATTATCGCGCTCATCAGCGGCAAGAACCCGACCACGATGAAGCGCGCGCTGCGAGCCGGCGCCGACGAGATCATTTTTCTGCCGCTCGACGTGGGCGACGCCACCTGCGCGCTGCTCAAGATCAGCGAGGACCGGTGGCGCGCCGAGCGCCGCGACGGATGCGTGATCGTGTCGCTGACCAGCGTCGTCGGCGGCGTGGGCGTGACCTCACTCGCCGCGAATATCGGGCTCGCGCTGCGCCATGTCTTCGATCAGCGCGTGGCGCTGGTCGATTTGAATCTGCAGACCGGCGGACTTTCGGTTGCGCTCAATATCGAGCCCGAAGTGACGATGCTGCCGCTCGCGCGGCTCGATCAGAAGATGGATTCGATTCAACTCGAATCGGCGCTCACCAAGCATCCGTCGGGGCTGTACGTGCTGGCCGCGCCCAAGCGCATCGAGGAATGCGAGCTGGTTTCGGATATCACGGTTGGCACCGTTCTGGAGCTGATGCGCCAGCTATTCGATTACGTGATCGTCGACTGCGGCGGGCATATCGATGAAAACGCCGTGGCGGCGTGGGAGCGTTCAGATTATCTGTTCTATGTGTTGCGCCAGACGGTGATTTCCGCGCGCTGCGCGTGGCGTTTTATCGATCTGTATGAGCGGCTTGGCATCACCTCGCTCGAGCCGCGCTTCGTGCTCAACAACTATCAGCCCTCGCATCCGCTGAGCGACAAGCAGATCGAAGGCACGCTTGGGCGCACGCTGTTCGCGCGAATTCCGTCCGATGCGCGCACGGTGGAGCGTAGCGAGCTGACGGCGACGGATATTTTCCAGACTTCGCCTAATTCGCCCGTCGCCCGCGCGGTCGTGGACTTGACGCGACGGATCATGCCGGCCGGCGAGGCTGCCGCGCATGAGCGTTCCGGCATGTTGTCGCGGCTACTTTCCGCCATCGGAGGACGCTGA
- a CDS encoding CpaF family protein, with protein sequence MRLADRLAQGGAGKAGEAGSAGGSLIGATLRRRKDAMVESSRRLKVKIHNKLFESIDISKLEALEPQMVSGKVTAAINEILNEEGRLLTEGDRARLVDEIKNELLGLGPLEPLLRDDDITDILVNGHGQVYVEKQGKLHTTEVAFQDDQHLMLIIERIVSRVGRRVDEASPMVDARLPDGSRINAIIPPLALDGPALSIRRFGKRRYDIGALVEKGSLSPELVEFLQAVVRARLNVLVCGGTGSGKTTMLNCLSAFVPEDERIVTIEDSAELSLQQPHVVRLETRPANLEGRGEVTQRDLVRNCLRMRPDRIVVGEVRGAEVFDMLQAMSTGHDGSIATIHANSARECLSRLEMMMLLSGVSIPQRAMRQQVASAVNLIVHISRLSDGSRKVLKISEVSGMEGEMIMMQDLYEFVRTDHSVQGKIAGYYRSTGIRSVYGQRLETVGFRTDARTV encoded by the coding sequence ATGCGGCTTGCGGACCGTCTTGCCCAGGGAGGCGCGGGTAAAGCCGGCGAAGCCGGTTCCGCGGGAGGATCGCTGATCGGTGCGACGCTCAGACGCCGCAAGGATGCGATGGTGGAAAGCTCGCGCCGTCTCAAAGTAAAGATTCATAACAAGCTGTTCGAGTCGATCGACATCTCCAAGCTCGAGGCGCTCGAGCCGCAGATGGTCTCGGGCAAAGTTACCGCCGCGATCAATGAGATCCTGAACGAAGAGGGCCGCCTCCTGACCGAAGGCGATCGCGCGCGCCTGGTCGATGAAATCAAGAACGAGCTGCTGGGCCTGGGCCCGCTCGAGCCGCTGCTCCGCGACGACGACATCACCGATATCCTGGTCAACGGCCACGGGCAGGTTTACGTCGAAAAGCAGGGCAAGCTGCATACCACCGAGGTTGCGTTCCAGGACGATCAGCACCTGATGCTGATCATCGAGCGCATCGTGTCGCGGGTCGGACGCCGCGTCGACGAGGCGTCGCCGATGGTCGATGCGCGCCTGCCCGACGGCTCGCGTATCAACGCGATTATCCCGCCGCTCGCGCTTGATGGGCCTGCGCTGTCGATTCGCCGCTTCGGCAAGCGGCGTTACGATATCGGCGCGCTGGTCGAGAAGGGCTCGCTCTCGCCGGAGCTGGTCGAGTTTCTGCAGGCGGTAGTGCGGGCGCGGCTCAACGTTCTCGTTTGCGGCGGCACCGGTTCGGGCAAGACCACGATGCTCAACTGCCTCTCCGCGTTCGTGCCCGAGGACGAGCGGATCGTGACGATCGAGGATTCCGCCGAGCTTTCGCTGCAGCAGCCACACGTGGTGCGCCTGGAGACGCGGCCCGCGAACCTGGAAGGCAGAGGCGAGGTTACGCAGCGCGACCTGGTGCGCAACTGTTTGCGTATGCGGCCGGATCGGATCGTCGTCGGCGAGGTTCGCGGCGCGGAAGTCTTTGACATGCTGCAAGCGATGTCGACCGGTCATGACGGATCGATCGCCACCATTCACGCCAATAGCGCGCGCGAGTGCCTGTCGCGCCTGGAGATGATGATGCTGCTGTCGGGCGTATCGATACCGCAGCGCGCGATGCGCCAGCAGGTCGCGTCGGCGGTCAATCTCATAGTTCATATCTCGCGGCTCTCGGACGGCTCGCGCAAGGTGCTGAAAATCTCGGAGGTCAGCGGCATGGAAGGCGAGATGATCATGATGCAGGATCTCTACGAATTTGTCCGCACCGATCATTCCGTTCAAGGCAAGATCGCCGGCTACTATCGCTCGACCGGGATCCGCTCGGTCTATGGTCAGCGGCTGGAAACCGTCGGCTTCAGGACCGACGCGCGCACTGTGTGA
- a CDS encoding type II secretion system F family protein — MPDIGIAFGAAGLVLLGVLTLLLLRGAKPTVSREVLRQMARPDMAVAVDIIRSGRRKPASSELFARIYRIDVMQRLEEQMWQAGLYASVADVLLIIVLMFGAGFAAGQAVWKDKLFALAMGAALGALPIFYIRFRRRRRLRNFVRQLPPALDLIKSSLEAGHSLMRGLQVVVDEFPDPIGSEMRSVIEQTRLGLPLPRSLEEMLKRVPEEDLRLLVVAVKVQAEVGSSLAQIIGRLSDIVRNRQRLQQQIHALTAQSRMSGIVVGILPALILAAFSIIQPDYTHMLFYDPTGLKILKTAIFLDGLAFLTIRRLLRVRY, encoded by the coding sequence ATGCCGGATATCGGAATCGCGTTCGGCGCGGCGGGGCTGGTCCTGCTCGGAGTTCTGACGCTCCTGCTATTGCGCGGCGCTAAACCCACGGTCAGCAGGGAAGTGTTGCGGCAGATGGCGCGGCCCGATATGGCCGTCGCGGTCGACATAATCCGCAGCGGCCGGCGCAAGCCGGCCTCCAGCGAGCTGTTCGCGCGAATTTATCGGATCGACGTGATGCAGCGGCTGGAAGAGCAGATGTGGCAGGCGGGGCTCTATGCCTCGGTCGCCGACGTGCTGTTGATCATCGTGCTGATGTTCGGCGCGGGCTTCGCGGCCGGGCAGGCGGTCTGGAAAGACAAATTGTTTGCGCTCGCGATGGGCGCAGCCCTGGGCGCGCTGCCGATTTTCTATATTCGCTTCCGGCGCCGCCGCCGGCTGCGCAACTTTGTGCGCCAGCTCCCGCCGGCGCTCGATCTGATCAAGTCATCGCTCGAAGCAGGTCACTCCTTGATGCGCGGACTGCAGGTCGTGGTCGATGAGTTTCCCGACCCGATCGGCAGCGAGATGCGCTCGGTGATCGAGCAGACGCGCCTTGGCTTGCCGCTGCCGCGATCGCTGGAGGAAATGCTGAAACGTGTGCCCGAGGAGGATCTGCGGCTGCTGGTCGTCGCGGTGAAAGTGCAGGCGGAGGTCGGCAGCTCGCTCGCGCAGATCATCGGGCGGCTGTCCGACATCGTGCGCAACCGCCAGCGCCTGCAGCAGCAGATTCACGCGCTGACGGCGCAGTCGCGGATGAGCGGGATCGTGGTGGGAATTCTGCCGGCGCTGATCCTGGCCGCGTTCAGTATTATCCAGCCCGATTACACGCACATGCTTTTCTACGACCCGACCGGGCTAAAAATTTTGAAGACCGCGATCTTTCTCGATGGGCTCGCGTTCCTGACGATTCGACGCCTGCTGCGGGTGCGATATTGA
- a CDS encoding type II secretion system F family protein, producing MMTSFYVSLTIFLLVAAAATALYAAIFGARRIFEDRIADIAVKMRVAYGNPTDEEINSDSFARGLFRWVVRHLPEPQLDAEEAEKLQTVLARAGFARSEDVSTFNFIRLGLMALLGAAALVAAIAHGAGGIRPLLAALVGAGAGLFVPLFYVRHRAGNRQRAISCQLSDILDLLVVCVEAGLGLSEAIKIVGSEAERQQQEIGSELAIVSGELSAGATLGQALRNLATRTAVEDIKPLSATLIQSEQLGAQVGPALRSISDSLRTTRRIRAEEAAQKTTVKILFPLVLFVLPAMMAVIVGPAMIQVLRTLNQ from the coding sequence ATGATGACCTCGTTCTACGTGAGCCTGACGATCTTCCTGCTGGTGGCGGCGGCCGCGACCGCGCTCTACGCCGCGATCTTCGGTGCGCGGCGAATCTTCGAAGATCGGATCGCCGATATCGCGGTGAAGATGCGGGTCGCGTACGGCAATCCGACCGACGAGGAGATCAATTCGGATTCGTTTGCGCGGGGGCTGTTCCGATGGGTGGTGCGGCATCTGCCTGAGCCGCAGCTCGATGCCGAGGAAGCGGAAAAGTTGCAAACCGTGCTGGCGCGTGCGGGGTTCGCTCGCTCCGAAGACGTTTCGACCTTCAACTTTATTCGCCTCGGACTGATGGCGTTGCTCGGGGCGGCGGCGCTGGTGGCGGCAATCGCGCATGGCGCAGGCGGGATCAGACCACTATTGGCGGCGTTGGTCGGCGCCGGCGCCGGGCTGTTCGTCCCGCTTTTTTACGTCAGGCATCGGGCCGGAAATCGACAGCGCGCTATCTCATGTCAACTGTCCGACATCCTCGATTTGCTGGTCGTGTGCGTGGAAGCGGGCCTCGGATTATCGGAAGCGATCAAGATCGTCGGCAGCGAGGCTGAGCGGCAACAGCAGGAGATCGGTTCGGAGCTGGCCATCGTTTCAGGCGAATTGAGTGCGGGCGCGACGCTGGGACAGGCGCTGCGCAACCTCGCGACGCGCACCGCGGTCGAGGACATCAAGCCGCTATCGGCGACGCTGATCCAGAGTGAGCAACTCGGCGCGCAGGTCGGGCCTGCACTGCGCTCGATCTCGGATTCTCTGCGCACCACGCGCCGGATCCGGGCCGAGGAAGCCGCGCAGAAAACCACGGTCAAGATTCTCTTTCCGCTGGTGCTTTTCGTGCTGCCGGCGATGATGGCGGTGATCGTCGGTCCCGCGATGATCCAGGTTCTGCGAACGCTCAACCAATAG
- a CDS encoding tetratricopeptide repeat protein: MADSFLKQRALELWNEGCEHHQRSDLDRAIELYTKSIEMFPTAEAYTFRGWAYQGQGKLDAAIGECKRAIEVDPTFGNPYNDIGAYLIEKGELDAAIDWLERAKKAERYEPKHFPFMNLGRVYALKGMVRKAIEEFEGALRFAPEDPACSSALAQLRGLLN; encoded by the coding sequence ATGGCCGATTCGTTTCTCAAGCAGCGCGCCCTGGAACTCTGGAACGAAGGCTGTGAGCATCACCAGCGATCCGACCTCGACCGCGCGATCGAGTTGTACACCAAGAGTATCGAGATGTTTCCGACGGCCGAGGCCTACACCTTTCGCGGCTGGGCTTACCAGGGGCAGGGCAAGCTCGATGCGGCGATCGGAGAGTGCAAGCGCGCGATCGAAGTCGATCCGACCTTCGGTAATCCTTACAACGATATCGGCGCGTACCTGATCGAGAAGGGCGAGCTCGATGCGGCGATCGACTGGCTCGAACGCGCGAAGAAGGCCGAGCGCTACGAGCCGAAGCATTTTCCGTTCATGAATCTCGGCCGCGTTTATGCGCTGAAGGGCATGGTACGCAAGGCGATCGAGGAATTTGAAGGCGCGCTGCGCTTCGCGCCCGAGGATCCCGCGTGCAGCTCGGCGCTCGCACAATTGCGCGGGCTTCTGAACTGA
- a CDS encoding peroxiredoxin, with translation MLKPGDLAPDFTLPAHGGGDVSLAAMRGRKVFLWFYPEAGTPVCTSEGCSLRDHQSYFDDSNVQVLGVSFDSVETNAEFAGKHGFSFPLLSDLDRKVALSYGACGDAKARHAERISFVIDENGRIERVYPQVDPRNHAAQVLADILGV, from the coding sequence ATGCTCAAGCCGGGAGACCTCGCCCCCGATTTTACGCTGCCGGCTCACGGCGGTGGTGATGTGAGCCTTGCGGCGATGCGCGGGCGCAAGGTGTTCCTGTGGTTCTATCCCGAAGCGGGGACGCCGGTATGCACGAGCGAGGGATGCAGCCTGCGCGACCATCAGAGTTACTTCGACGATTCCAATGTGCAGGTTCTCGGCGTCAGCTTCGATTCCGTCGAAACGAATGCAGAGTTCGCGGGCAAGCACGGCTTCTCTTTTCCGCTGCTCAGCGATCTGGATCGCAAGGTCGCGCTCTCATATGGCGCGTGCGGCGATGCCAAGGCCCGACACGCCGAGCGCATCAGTTTCGTGATCGACGAGAATGGCCGGATCGAGCGTGTCTATCCGCAGGTCGATCCGCGAAATCATGCGGCGCAGGTGTTGGCCGATATCCTCGGCGTTTGA
- a CDS encoding sigma-54 dependent transcriptional regulator: MEQANIAQRSDLEDNEQIETGSAASGDIVTLEHLAQGSERVGGMVIRSAQMRKVLKTILRLGPYKATVLIHGESGTGKELVARALHTLGPVPNGPFVTFNCSNLVESLAESQLFGHIKGAFTDAREDSIGYFRSANGGTLFLDEIGDLPLKLQPKLLRAVEAHEVQPVGSAHTYKVDIRLVAATNRDLRAMVRMGQFRDDLYYRLNTAAIFNPPLRERREAIPSFIAYYIEHYNRLCGKNIIGVERAVLNALTSCPWPGNVRELAHAIESAVILTDSDVVLIQDLPEHIVDGEDAILVPSEQHDEIEHVAPRAHSPKSASQETWPFLLDEVIKRTLIRSLEETDGNRRRAADLLGVSRSTLYRMLARYGLDGGNHEPAEAGVDGGRDSGVDSLF; this comes from the coding sequence GTGGAACAGGCAAACATTGCGCAGCGGTCGGACCTGGAAGACAACGAGCAAATCGAAACTGGCAGTGCAGCTTCGGGCGATATCGTCACGCTCGAGCATCTCGCGCAGGGCTCCGAGCGCGTTGGCGGGATGGTGATCCGCTCGGCGCAGATGCGCAAGGTGCTCAAGACGATTCTGCGTCTCGGGCCGTACAAGGCGACCGTCCTGATTCACGGCGAATCCGGTACCGGCAAAGAGCTCGTCGCGCGCGCGTTGCATACGCTCGGACCAGTTCCGAACGGGCCGTTCGTTACGTTCAATTGCTCGAACCTGGTCGAGTCGCTGGCGGAGTCGCAGCTCTTCGGGCATATCAAGGGCGCGTTTACCGATGCGCGCGAAGATTCGATCGGCTACTTCCGTTCGGCCAATGGCGGCACGCTCTTTCTCGATGAGATCGGCGACCTGCCGCTCAAGCTGCAGCCGAAGCTCTTGCGCGCGGTCGAGGCTCACGAAGTGCAGCCTGTCGGCTCGGCGCATACATACAAAGTTGATATTCGCCTGGTCGCGGCGACGAATCGCGATCTACGCGCGATGGTGCGGATGGGCCAGTTCCGCGACGATCTGTACTATCGCCTCAACACGGCGGCGATCTTCAATCCGCCGCTGCGCGAACGGCGCGAAGCAATTCCCTCGTTCATCGCGTATTACATCGAGCACTACAACCGGCTATGCGGCAAGAACATCATCGGCGTCGAGCGCGCGGTGCTCAATGCGCTCACGTCGTGCCCGTGGCCGGGCAATGTGCGCGAACTGGCGCATGCGATCGAAAGCGCGGTGATTCTGACGGACTCCGACGTGGTGCTGATCCAGGACCTGCCCGAGCATATCGTCGATGGCGAAGATGCGATTCTCGTTCCGAGTGAGCAGCACGACGAAATTGAACACGTCGCGCCGCGAGCGCATTCGCCGAAATCTGCGAGCCAGGAAACCTGGCCGTTCCTGCTCGACGAAGTAATCAAGCGGACTCTGATTCGCTCGCTCGAAGAGACCGACGGCAATCGCCGCCGCGCCGCTGATCTCCTTGGAGTGTCGCGCTCGACGCTGTACCGGATGCTCGCGCGCTACGGCCTCGACGGCGGCAATCACGAGCCGGCAGAAGCGGGCGTCGACGGCGGCAGGGATTCGGGAGTCGACAGTCTTTTCTAA